A window from Terriglobia bacterium encodes these proteins:
- a CDS encoding HD domain-containing protein, translating into MKDFYVRDAAQFENKVVTTSFVVAVKQVKPKKTGEPYLALTLADHTGHIDAKVWDNVPEIMGTFEQDDFVKVRGLINKYNGRLQLTVHKLKRLEESEIDYSDYLPKTTKDVDELWRTLGEFVAGFQNPHLKALLENFMSDPEIAAAYRNAPAAKTLHHAYIGGLLDHVVSLCKLCDLACRNYPQIDRDLLLTGVFLHDIGKVHELSYARSFAYTTRGQLLGHMIIELEMLQAKLPPEFPPELKTLLEHLIISHHGHYEFGSPKLPMFPEALMLHYLDDLDSKMESMRAHFEREAALENPWTSYNASLARPLLDTGKFLRPKPQAAQAEDVTAAPAQAVEEPAAVAATSAETAVPLEKHIEALQNKFKPAAKREGK; encoded by the coding sequence ATGAAAGATTTCTACGTCCGCGACGCCGCGCAATTCGAGAACAAGGTCGTCACCACCAGCTTCGTCGTGGCGGTCAAGCAGGTAAAGCCGAAAAAGACCGGCGAGCCGTACCTGGCGCTCACCCTAGCCGATCACACCGGGCACATTGACGCCAAGGTGTGGGACAACGTTCCCGAGATCATGGGGACGTTCGAGCAGGACGACTTCGTCAAGGTGCGCGGCCTGATCAACAAGTACAACGGCCGCCTGCAATTGACCGTGCACAAGCTGAAGCGGCTGGAGGAGTCGGAGATCGATTACTCCGACTATCTGCCCAAGACCACCAAGGACGTGGATGAGTTGTGGCGCACGCTTGGCGAGTTCGTGGCCGGATTCCAGAATCCGCACCTCAAGGCGCTGCTGGAAAATTTCATGAGCGATCCCGAAATCGCCGCCGCCTACCGCAACGCGCCCGCGGCCAAAACGCTGCATCACGCCTATATCGGCGGGCTGCTCGACCACGTAGTATCGCTGTGCAAGCTGTGCGACCTGGCCTGCCGCAACTACCCCCAGATTGACCGCGACCTGCTGTTGACGGGCGTGTTCCTGCACGACATCGGGAAGGTGCACGAGCTTTCGTACGCGCGCTCCTTCGCCTACACCACGCGCGGGCAACTGCTGGGGCACATGATCATCGAGCTGGAGATGCTGCAGGCCAAGCTGCCGCCGGAGTTTCCTCCGGAGCTGAAGACCCTACTCGAACACCTCATCATCAGCCATCACGGACACTACGAATTCGGCTCGCCCAAGCTGCCCATGTTTCCCGAAGCGCTGATGCTGCATTATCTCGACGATCTCGACTCGAAGATGGAAAGCATGCGGGCGCATTTCGAGCGCGAAGCGGCGTTGGAGAACCCGTGGACGAGCTACAACGCGTCCTTGGCGCGTCCGCTGCTGGACACCGGCAAATTCCTGCGGCCGAAACCGCAGGCAGCGCAGGCGGAGGATGTCACGGCGGCGCCGGCGCAAGCGGTGGAGGAACCAGCGGCGGTAGCGGCGACCTCCGCCGAGACCGCCGTGCCGCTGGAGAAACACATCGAGGCGCTGCAAAACAAATTCAAGCCTGCCGCCAAGAGGGAAGGCAAGTGA
- a CDS encoding BlaI/MecI/CopY family transcriptional regulator — MDCLRVLWSRPEASVAEVRAGLPRPLAYTTVMTVLDRMCGKGLVKRRKRGRAWSYSACLDLDTARAEAVRRLVANLFESDNRALVRYLLGEGARPRRRVTAASSIDDELL; from the coding sequence ATGGATTGCCTTAGGGTGTTGTGGAGCCGTCCCGAGGCAAGCGTCGCTGAAGTGCGCGCCGGCCTGCCACGGCCGCTGGCATACACCACCGTCATGACCGTGCTCGATCGCATGTGCGGCAAGGGCCTGGTAAAGCGACGCAAGCGCGGGCGGGCCTGGTCGTATTCCGCCTGTCTCGACCTGGACACGGCGCGGGCGGAAGCGGTGCGCCGGCTGGTGGCGAACCTGTTCGAGTCCGATAACCGGGCGCTGGTCCGGTACCTGCTGGGCGAAGGCGCCCGTCCGCGGCGGCGAGTGACGGCGGCGTCCAGCATTGATGATGAACTGCTCTGA